Proteins encoded in a region of the Streptomyces akebiae genome:
- a CDS encoding DUF397 domain-containing protein, protein MSTNELAWFKSSYSGTEGDNCVEVALEWRKSTYSSPQGDDCIEVATTPTAIHIRDSKDTTRPHFDLGPSAWAAFVSFAAAQAD, encoded by the coding sequence ATGAGCACCAACGAACTGGCCTGGTTCAAGTCCAGTTACAGCGGTACCGAGGGTGACAACTGTGTTGAAGTCGCCCTCGAATGGCGCAAGTCCACGTACAGCAGCCCGCAGGGCGACGACTGCATAGAGGTCGCCACCACTCCCACCGCCATCCACATCCGCGACTCCAAAGACACCACGCGCCCCCACTTCGACCTCGGCCCCTCCGCCTGGGCCGCGTTCGTCTCGTTCGCGGCGGCCCAGGCGGATTGA
- the tsaE gene encoding tRNA (adenosine(37)-N6)-threonylcarbamoyltransferase complex ATPase subunit type 1 TsaE has product MTSGSSRAYEASPRTTVRITVNAPDQMLELGRRLAKLLRAGDLVMLNGELGAGKTTLTRGLGEGLGVRGAVTSPTFVIARVHPSLGEGPPLVHVDAYRLGGGLDEMEDLDLDVSLPDSVIVVEWGEGKVEELTDDRLNVVIHRAVGDTTDEVRHVTVTGLGERWAAVELGVLSA; this is encoded by the coding sequence ATGACCAGCGGATCGTCCCGCGCCTACGAGGCCTCCCCTCGGACCACCGTTCGGATCACCGTCAACGCACCCGACCAGATGCTGGAGCTGGGCCGTCGCCTGGCCAAGCTCCTGCGCGCGGGTGATCTCGTGATGCTCAACGGGGAGTTGGGCGCCGGGAAGACGACACTCACCCGGGGGCTCGGGGAGGGGCTCGGGGTGCGCGGCGCCGTCACCTCGCCGACCTTCGTCATCGCCCGGGTGCATCCGTCGCTCGGGGAGGGGCCGCCGCTCGTGCACGTCGACGCGTATCGCCTGGGTGGCGGGCTGGACGAGATGGAGGACCTCGATCTCGATGTCTCGCTGCCGGATTCGGTGATCGTCGTGGAGTGGGGCGAGGGCAAGGTCGAGGAGCTGACCGACGACCGGCTGAACGTGGTCATCCACCGGGCGGTGGGGGACACGACGGACGAGGTGCGGCACGTGACGGTCACCGGACTGGGTGAACGGTGGGCGGCTGTGGAGCTTGGGGTGCTGTCCGCGTAA
- a CDS encoding alpha/beta fold hydrolase produces MSESSAEAVEAVASAAAATAASGDGIWRRAGVAGAAIGVVAAGAAAGVAIERLTVGRGMRRKARLALDSTGPYGALRGLPGKAVADDGTELYYEVDDVEPEAGLSPRRRRLFGRKAPAPVTVVFSHGYCLNQDSWHFQRAALRGVVRTVHWDQRSHGRSERGVSGVRDGLPVTIDQLGRDLKAVIDAAVPEGPIVLVGHSMGGMTVMALAAHFPELIRERVVAVALVGTSSGRLGEVNFGLPVAGVNAVRRVLPGVLRALGQQAALVERGRRATADLFAGIIKRYSFASRDVDPAVARFAERMIEGTPIDVVAEFYPAFTEHDKTEALTTFTELPVLVLAGVKDLVTPSEHSEAIADLLPDAELVLVPDAGHLVMLEHPEVVTDRLADLLTRAGAVPAGATVSGYGSASSTARPG; encoded by the coding sequence GTGAGCGAGAGCAGCGCCGAGGCCGTGGAGGCCGTCGCGAGCGCGGCCGCAGCCACGGCCGCGTCCGGCGACGGCATCTGGCGCAGAGCCGGGGTCGCGGGGGCGGCGATAGGCGTCGTCGCGGCGGGCGCGGCGGCCGGCGTCGCCATAGAGCGGCTCACCGTCGGGCGCGGCATGCGCAGGAAGGCCCGCCTGGCGCTCGACTCCACCGGCCCGTACGGGGCGCTGCGCGGCCTCCCCGGCAAGGCGGTCGCCGACGACGGCACCGAGCTGTACTACGAGGTCGACGACGTCGAGCCCGAGGCGGGCCTCTCGCCCCGCAGACGCCGTCTCTTCGGCCGCAAGGCACCGGCCCCCGTCACCGTCGTCTTCAGCCACGGCTACTGCCTCAACCAGGACTCGTGGCACTTCCAGCGGGCCGCGCTGCGCGGTGTCGTCCGGACCGTGCACTGGGACCAGCGCAGCCACGGCCGCTCCGAGCGCGGGGTGTCCGGGGTGCGCGACGGACTGCCGGTCACCATCGACCAGCTGGGCCGCGACCTCAAGGCCGTCATCGACGCGGCGGTGCCCGAGGGGCCCATCGTGCTCGTCGGTCACTCCATGGGCGGCATGACGGTGATGGCGCTGGCCGCGCACTTCCCGGAGCTGATCCGCGAGCGGGTCGTCGCCGTCGCGCTGGTCGGTACGTCGTCGGGGCGGCTCGGCGAGGTCAACTTCGGGCTGCCCGTCGCCGGGGTCAACGCGGTGCGGCGGGTGCTGCCGGGGGTGCTGAGGGCGCTCGGGCAGCAGGCCGCGCTGGTGGAGCGGGGGCGGCGGGCGACCGCCGATCTGTTCGCCGGGATCATCAAGCGGTACTCGTTCGCGTCGCGGGACGTCGACCCGGCGGTCGCGCGGTTCGCCGAACGGATGATCGAGGGTACGCCCATCGACGTCGTCGCCGAGTTCTATCCGGCGTTCACCGAGCACGACAAGACCGAGGCGCTCACGACGTTCACCGAGCTGCCGGTGCTCGTGCTGGCCGGGGTCAAGGACCTGGTCACCCCGAGCGAGCACAGCGAGGCCATCGCCGATCTGCTGCCGGACGCGGAACTGGTGCTCGTGCCGGACGCGGGGCATCTGGTGATGCTGGAGCATCCCGAAGTGGTGACCGACCGACTTGCCGACCTGCTCACCCGCGCGGGGGCCGTACCGGCGGGAGCTACCGTAAGTGGTTATGGAAGCGCCAGCAGCACCGCACGTCCCGGGTGA
- a CDS encoding PH domain-containing protein encodes MSDGIQREYRRRRGIPPTFLTLLVAAVLVSANALYAMASLGPSGWDMLAVAAWVAVAGRVLLEQFRARTSVTADGVTVRGAIRTRSWAWSEIYGIRVEESRRSTPRWSGYLYATDGRRARLPHLDEYQLGDPIGEVADLCATALRLGLTSLETRPEVEDRIARGARRRKAWQRAAVASLVVAALMFALNTWLIFTDRPTHSLLLIGGVPLVCLPVFFLVADRFGEERHRRLSHPRPAPRTATGAPPD; translated from the coding sequence ATGAGCGACGGCATACAGCGGGAGTACCGCAGACGGCGGGGCATACCGCCCACATTCCTCACCCTGCTGGTCGCGGCGGTTCTCGTCAGCGCCAACGCGCTGTACGCGATGGCGTCACTCGGCCCCTCGGGCTGGGACATGCTGGCCGTCGCGGCCTGGGTGGCCGTCGCGGGCCGGGTGCTGCTGGAGCAGTTCAGGGCCCGTACGTCCGTCACGGCCGACGGCGTCACCGTACGCGGAGCGATCCGCACCCGTAGCTGGGCCTGGTCGGAGATCTACGGCATCCGGGTCGAGGAGAGCCGGCGGAGCACCCCGCGCTGGTCGGGGTATCTCTACGCCACCGACGGGCGCCGGGCCCGTCTCCCCCACCTCGACGAGTACCAGCTGGGCGATCCGATCGGAGAGGTCGCCGACCTGTGCGCCACCGCCCTGCGACTGGGGCTCACCTCCCTGGAGACGCGGCCCGAGGTGGAGGACCGCATCGCGCGAGGGGCGCGGCGGCGCAAGGCGTGGCAGCGGGCGGCCGTCGCGAGCCTGGTGGTCGCGGCCCTCATGTTCGCGCTGAACACCTGGCTGATCTTCACCGACCGGCCGACGCACTCACTCCTGCTGATCGGAGGCGTCCCGCTCGTCTGCCTCCCTGTTTTCTTCCTCGTCGCGGACCGCTTCGGCGAGGAGCGCCACCGTCGCCTCAGTCACCCTCGCCCAGCGCCTCGAACCGCCACCGGTGCACCGCCCGACTGA
- the tsaB gene encoding tRNA (adenosine(37)-N6)-threonylcarbamoyltransferase complex dimerization subunit type 1 TsaB: protein MLLLALDTATPAVTVALHDGTDVVASSSQVDARRHGELLLPAVDRVLAEAGTRLDAVTGVVVGIGPGPYTGLRVGLMTADTFGLALGVPVHGLCTLDGLAYAAGAEGTVEGPFVVATDARRKEVYWARYEDARTRATEPAVDRPAEIADAVAGLPAVGAGALLYPDTFTDARAPEHVSAAALAALAAERLAAGEELPAPRPLYLRRPDAQVPKNYKVVTPK from the coding sequence GTGCTCTTGCTCGCTCTGGATACCGCCACCCCCGCCGTCACCGTCGCGCTGCACGACGGGACGGACGTCGTCGCCTCGTCGAGTCAGGTGGACGCGCGACGCCACGGGGAACTGCTGCTGCCCGCCGTCGACCGGGTCCTCGCCGAGGCGGGCACCCGCCTCGACGCCGTCACCGGCGTCGTCGTGGGCATCGGTCCCGGCCCGTACACCGGGCTGCGCGTCGGCCTCATGACCGCCGACACCTTCGGCCTCGCCCTCGGGGTCCCCGTCCACGGCCTGTGCACCCTCGACGGGCTCGCGTACGCGGCCGGGGCGGAGGGGACGGTCGAGGGACCGTTCGTGGTCGCCACCGACGCCCGGCGCAAGGAGGTGTACTGGGCGCGGTACGAGGACGCGCGGACGAGAGCGACCGAGCCGGCCGTCGACCGGCCCGCCGAGATCGCCGACGCGGTGGCCGGGCTCCCCGCGGTGGGGGCGGGCGCGCTGCTGTACCCCGACACCTTCACCGACGCCCGCGCGCCCGAGCACGTCTCCGCGGCCGCCCTCGCGGCGCTGGCCGCCGAACGGCTCGCGGCGGGCGAGGAGCTGCCGGCGCCCCGGCCGCTGTACCTGCGTCGGCCCGACGCCCAGGTCCCCAAGAACTACAAGGTGGTCACCCCCAAGTGA
- a CDS encoding beta-xylosidase/alpha-l-arabinosidase yields MTTPWRDPALPAAARVADLLSRMTLEEKTAQLYGVWVKSDSSGEDIAPDEQGMSEAFDFNELITRGLGQLTRTFGTAPVDPALGARALARAQRRIMAANRFGIPAVAHEECLAGFTAWRATAYPVPLAWGATFDPPLVEEMARHIGRDLASVGIHQGLSPVLDVVRDPRWGRVEETIGEDPYLVGTIGTAYVRGLESAGIVATLKHFAGYAASVGARNHAPVRAGVREFADVTLPPFEMALREGGARSVMAAYTETDGVPVSSDPGLLTELLRDAWGFTGTVVSDYFGVGFLETSHRVAGNRAEAGHAALAAGIDVELPTLRCYGEPLLEAVRAGEIPESLVDRAARRVLLQKCELGLLDEDWTPEVAGGGTEAHGIDLDSTANRALARRLAEESVVLLDNPDAVLPLAPDIRIGVVGPRADDALAMLGCYSFPSHVLPAHPGTPLGIEIPTVLDSLRTELPDAKITYAAGSDVDGDDTGGFPEAVARASEADVCVAVLGDRAGLFGRGTSGEGCDAEDLRLPGVQSELLDALIATGTPVVALLLTGRPYALGRWHGRLAGVVQAFFPGEEGGPALAGVLSGRVSPSGRLPVSVPNRPGGQPWTYLQPPLGLVGAASNLDPTPLYPFGHGRSYTTFAWADFADEGAGDEGHDVSVTVRNTGDRPGAEVVQLYLHDPVASVTRPDLRLIAYRRLELAPGDASRVTFRFHPDISSFTDRAGRRVVEPGALELRLGASSADIRHRVTLTLDGPVREVGPDRRLHCETEVRAEEF; encoded by the coding sequence ATGACCACCCCTTGGCGTGACCCGGCCCTGCCCGCAGCGGCCCGGGTCGCGGATCTGCTCTCCCGGATGACCCTGGAGGAGAAGACCGCGCAGTTGTACGGCGTGTGGGTGAAGAGCGATTCGAGTGGCGAGGACATCGCCCCCGACGAGCAGGGCATGTCGGAGGCGTTCGACTTCAACGAGCTGATCACCCGGGGCCTCGGCCAGCTCACCCGCACCTTCGGCACGGCCCCCGTCGACCCGGCGCTGGGCGCGCGAGCACTGGCCCGCGCCCAGCGCCGCATCATGGCCGCGAACCGCTTCGGCATCCCGGCCGTCGCGCACGAGGAGTGCCTGGCCGGCTTCACCGCCTGGCGCGCGACCGCCTACCCGGTCCCGCTGGCCTGGGGCGCGACCTTCGACCCGCCGCTGGTGGAGGAGATGGCCCGCCACATCGGCCGCGACCTGGCCTCCGTCGGCATCCACCAGGGCCTGTCACCCGTCCTGGACGTGGTCCGGGACCCGCGCTGGGGACGGGTCGAGGAGACGATCGGCGAGGACCCGTATCTGGTGGGCACCATCGGCACGGCGTACGTGCGCGGCCTGGAGTCGGCCGGGATCGTGGCCACGCTGAAGCACTTCGCCGGGTACGCGGCGTCCGTCGGCGCCCGCAACCACGCGCCCGTACGGGCCGGGGTGCGGGAGTTCGCGGACGTGACCCTGCCGCCCTTCGAGATGGCCCTGCGCGAGGGCGGCGCCCGCTCGGTGATGGCGGCGTACACGGAGACGGACGGCGTCCCGGTCTCGTCGGACCCGGGACTGCTGACCGAACTCCTGCGCGACGCCTGGGGCTTCACCGGCACGGTCGTCTCCGACTACTTCGGCGTCGGCTTCCTGGAGACCAGCCACCGGGTGGCCGGAAACCGCGCGGAGGCGGGACACGCGGCCCTGGCCGCCGGCATCGACGTCGAACTCCCCACCCTGCGCTGCTACGGCGAGCCGCTCCTGGAGGCGGTCCGCGCGGGCGAGATCCCCGAGTCCCTGGTCGACCGCGCCGCCCGCCGGGTCCTGCTGCAGAAGTGCGAGCTGGGCCTGCTGGACGAGGACTGGACGCCGGAGGTTGCGGGCGGCGGGACCGAGGCCCACGGCATCGACCTCGACTCCACGGCGAACCGCGCGCTGGCCCGTCGCCTGGCCGAGGAGTCGGTGGTCCTCCTGGACAACCCGGACGCGGTCCTGCCGTTGGCGCCGGACATCAGGATCGGGGTGGTGGGCCCCCGCGCCGACGACGCCCTGGCCATGCTCGGCTGCTACTCCTTCCCCTCCCACGTCCTGCCCGCCCACCCCGGCACCCCCCTGGGCATCGAGATCCCCACGGTCCTGGACTCCCTGCGCACGGAACTCCCCGACGCGAAGATCACGTACGCGGCGGGAAGCGACGTCGACGGCGACGACACCGGCGGCTTCCCCGAGGCCGTAGCACGCGCCTCCGAGGCGGACGTCTGCGTCGCGGTCCTCGGCGACCGGGCGGGCCTCTTCGGCCGGGGCACCTCGGGCGAGGGCTGCGACGCGGAGGACCTCCGCCTCCCGGGGGTCCAGTCCGAACTGCTGGACGCCCTGATCGCCACGGGTACGCCGGTGGTGGCGCTCCTGCTCACCGGGCGCCCGTACGCGCTGGGCCGCTGGCACGGGCGGCTGGCGGGTGTGGTGCAGGCGTTCTTCCCCGGGGAGGAGGGCGGCCCGGCGCTCGCGGGTGTCCTGTCGGGCCGTGTCTCCCCCTCCGGCCGCCTCCCGGTGAGCGTCCCGAACCGCCCCGGGGGCCAGCCGTGGACGTACCTCCAGCCACCCCTCGGCCTCGTCGGCGCGGCGAGCAACCTGGACCCGACCCCGCTGTACCCCTTCGGCCACGGCCGCTCGTACACGACGTTCGCGTGGGCGGACTTCGCGGACGAGGGTGCGGGGGATGAAGGGCACGACGTGTCGGTGACCGTGCGCAACACGGGCGACCGGCCGGGGGCGGAGGTCGTCCAGCTGTACCTGCACGACCCGGTGGCCTCGGTGACCCGCCCCGACCTGCGCCTGATCGCCTACCGGCGGCTGGAGTTGGCGCCGGGGGACGCCTCCCGAGTGACGTTCCGCTTCCACCCCGACATCTCGTCCTTCACGGACCGCGCGGGGCGCCGCGTGGTCGAACCGGGCGCCCTGGAACTCCGCTTGGGCGCGTCGAGCGCGGACATCCGCCACCGGGTGACGTTGACGCTGGACGGCCCGGTACGGGAGGTGGGCCCGGACCGCCGGCTGCATTGCGAGACGGAGGTCAGGGCCGAGGAGTTCTGA
- a CDS encoding helix-turn-helix domain-containing protein has product MVHGVEWAAQGPGGEPESSDSMRAFGAVVQALREHAGLSREEFGARVHLSKHSVASIELGRRLADQRFVELAEEATGNTGAVRGAFRHMARQPGLAAWFRTWARLEQEAVYLATYECRLAPGLLQPEGYARAVFGNRLPPLSDEQLEAQVAARMERQRMFWERPNTSFSFVMDEHVVRRRLGGVDVLRGLLDHVLECAQLRNVEIQIVPLECEAHAGLDGPLALLETPDGQHLAYAEGQKTGRLVVDAKEAAVLHRRYATLRAQALTPLDSVGLLERIRGAL; this is encoded by the coding sequence ATGGTGCACGGTGTTGAGTGGGCTGCGCAGGGGCCGGGTGGTGAGCCCGAGTCGTCCGACAGCATGCGGGCGTTCGGGGCGGTCGTCCAGGCGCTGCGGGAGCATGCGGGGTTGAGCCGGGAGGAGTTCGGGGCGCGGGTTCATCTGTCCAAACACTCCGTGGCTTCCATCGAGTTGGGGCGACGGTTGGCGGATCAGCGGTTCGTGGAACTGGCGGAGGAGGCCACGGGCAACACGGGTGCGGTGCGGGGTGCGTTCCGGCATATGGCTCGGCAGCCGGGGTTGGCGGCGTGGTTCAGGACGTGGGCGAGGCTGGAGCAGGAAGCCGTCTACCTCGCGACGTACGAGTGCCGGTTGGCTCCTGGGTTGTTGCAGCCCGAGGGGTACGCGCGGGCGGTGTTCGGCAATCGGCTTCCGCCGCTGTCGGACGAGCAGTTGGAGGCGCAGGTCGCCGCACGCATGGAGAGGCAGCGAATGTTCTGGGAGCGCCCCAACACCTCGTTCAGCTTTGTGATGGATGAGCATGTCGTCCGGCGCCGGTTGGGGGGTGTTGACGTCTTGCGGGGGCTCCTCGATCACGTGTTGGAGTGTGCTCAACTCCGCAACGTGGAGATTCAGATCGTTCCGCTGGAGTGCGAGGCGCACGCGGGTCTGGACGGTCCGCTGGCTCTGCTGGAAACCCCGGACGGGCAGCATCTCGCCTATGCGGAGGGCCAGAAGACCGGGCGGCTGGTCGTCGACGCAAAAGAGGCCGCCGTACTGCACCGCCGATATGCGACACTCCGCGCACAGGCCCTCACTCCGCTGGACTCCGTGGGCCTGCTGGAGCGGATCAGAGGAGCGCTATGA
- a CDS encoding carbohydrate ABC transporter permease — protein MSHDTLARPAKTRQPDGSPATRSPRRRRHWTRRANPVAGLGAFVWLVIVLIPIYAMLSASLTGADKALTGNPLKPPTDPTLDHYNTVLNSGFGHLLSNTAIVAVSVVGIVLALCIPLAYVAVRTRDRWSNAAFRLFLLGVAIPAQAVVVPLYLLIAKLDLYDTLLAVILPTAAFAMPVSVLVLVGTLRDVSEDLYEAMALDGASPLRVLFQLTIPLAKGGISTVVIFSALQAWNGFLFPLIFTQSDGPRVLTLGLFNYVSQFGVNIPAVLASVVLSGIPIFAVYLVARRALVGGLMGVGGK, from the coding sequence CACTGGACGAGGCGCGCCAACCCGGTGGCGGGCCTGGGGGCCTTCGTCTGGCTGGTCATCGTCCTGATCCCGATCTACGCGATGCTGTCGGCGTCCCTCACCGGCGCGGACAAGGCGTTGACGGGCAACCCCCTCAAGCCGCCCACGGACCCGACCCTCGACCACTACAACACCGTCCTGAACAGTGGCTTCGGCCATCTCCTGAGCAATACGGCGATCGTCGCGGTGTCGGTCGTGGGCATCGTGCTGGCCCTGTGCATCCCGCTCGCGTACGTGGCCGTCCGCACCCGCGACCGCTGGTCGAACGCGGCCTTCCGCCTGTTCCTCCTGGGCGTGGCGATCCCGGCCCAGGCCGTGGTGGTCCCCCTCTATCTCCTGATCGCGAAACTCGACCTCTACGACACCCTCCTGGCCGTCATCCTCCCGACGGCGGCCTTCGCGATGCCGGTCTCGGTCCTGGTCCTGGTGGGCACCCTCCGGGACGTCTCCGAGGACCTGTACGAGGCGATGGCCCTGGACGGCGCGTCCCCGCTCCGCGTGCTCTTCCAGTTGACGATCCCGCTCGCCAAGGGCGGCATCAGCACGGTCGTCATCTTCTCGGCTCTCCAGGCCTGGAACGGCTTCCTCTTCCCGCTGATCTTCACCCAGTCCGACGGCCCCCGGGTCCTCACGCTCGGACTGTTCAACTACGTCAGCCAGTTCGGCGTCAACATCCCCGCCGTGCTCGCCTCGGTCGTCCTCTCCGGCATCCCTATCTTCGCCGTGTACCTGGTGGCGCGACGGGCGCTGGTGGGCGGGTTGATGGGCGTGGGCGGCAAGTGA
- the tsaD gene encoding tRNA (adenosine(37)-N6)-threonylcarbamoyltransferase complex transferase subunit TsaD — protein sequence MADEPLVLGIETSCDETGVGVVRGTTLLADAIASSVDEHARFGGVVPEVASRAHLEAMVPTIERALKEAGVSAKDLDGIAVTAGPGLAGALLVGVSAAKAYAYALGKPLYGVNHLASHICVDQLEHGALPEPTMALLVSGGHSSLLLSTDITSDVRPMGATIDDAAGEAFDKIARVLNLGFPGGPVIDRYAKEGDPAAIAFPRGLTGPRDPAYDFSFSGLKTAVARWIEAKRAAGEDVPVRDVAASFQEAVVDVLTRKAVRACRDEGVDHLMIGGGVAANSRLRALAQERCEAAGIRLRVPRPKLCTDNGAMVAALGAEMVARGRAASDWDLSADSSLPVTDPHVPGHSHSHDHDHVHEVSKENLYS from the coding sequence ATGGCTGACGAACCGCTGGTCCTGGGGATCGAGACCTCCTGCGACGAGACCGGCGTCGGCGTCGTGCGCGGGACGACCCTGCTGGCCGACGCGATCGCGTCGAGTGTCGACGAGCACGCCCGGTTCGGCGGCGTGGTGCCCGAGGTCGCCTCCCGCGCACACCTGGAGGCGATGGTCCCGACCATCGAGCGCGCGCTGAAGGAAGCGGGGGTGAGCGCGAAGGACCTCGACGGCATCGCCGTCACCGCCGGGCCGGGGCTCGCGGGTGCGCTCCTGGTGGGCGTCTCGGCGGCCAAGGCGTACGCGTACGCGCTGGGCAAGCCGCTCTACGGGGTGAACCACCTCGCCTCCCACATCTGCGTCGACCAGCTGGAGCACGGGGCGCTGCCCGAGCCGACGATGGCGCTGCTGGTGTCGGGCGGTCACTCGTCGCTGCTGCTGTCGACGGACATCACGTCGGACGTACGGCCGATGGGCGCGACCATCGACGACGCGGCGGGCGAGGCCTTCGACAAGATCGCGCGCGTGCTGAACCTCGGATTCCCGGGCGGGCCGGTCATCGACCGGTACGCGAAGGAGGGGGACCCCGCGGCCATCGCCTTCCCGCGCGGGCTGACCGGGCCCCGCGATCCCGCCTACGACTTCTCCTTCTCCGGGTTGAAGACCGCCGTGGCCCGCTGGATCGAGGCCAAGCGGGCGGCCGGGGAGGACGTTCCGGTGCGGGACGTCGCCGCGTCCTTCCAGGAGGCCGTGGTGGACGTGCTCACCAGGAAGGCCGTACGGGCCTGCCGGGACGAGGGCGTCGACCACCTGATGATCGGTGGCGGTGTCGCCGCCAACTCCCGCCTCCGGGCCCTCGCCCAGGAGCGCTGCGAGGCGGCCGGCATCCGACTCCGGGTGCCCCGGCCCAAGCTGTGCACGGACAACGGGGCGATGGTGGCCGCGCTGGGCGCGGAGATGGTCGCGCGCGGCCGCGCCGCCTCCGACTGGGACCTGTCGGCGGACTCGTCGCTTCCGGTGACGGATCCGCATGTGCCGGGACACTCCCACTCGCACGATCACGATCACGTTCACGAGGTCAGCAAGGAGAACCTGTACTCGTGA
- the rimI gene encoding ribosomal protein S18-alanine N-acetyltransferase produces the protein MTTPVLREMRWWDIEPVLELERDLFPEDAWSRGMFWSDLAHARGPNATRRYVVAVVPDEGADDDSGGEGRIIGYGGLASAGDTADVQTIAVAREHWGTGLGATILTELLRAATAFECAQVMLECRVDNVRAQKLYERFGFEAIGFRRGYYQPGNVDALVMRLNDPSTSVQGTEING, from the coding sequence GTGACGACCCCGGTGCTGCGCGAGATGCGCTGGTGGGACATCGAGCCCGTCCTGGAGCTGGAGAGGGACCTCTTCCCCGAGGACGCCTGGTCCCGCGGCATGTTCTGGTCGGACCTCGCCCACGCGCGGGGCCCGAACGCCACCCGGCGCTACGTGGTGGCGGTGGTCCCAGACGAGGGCGCGGACGACGACAGCGGTGGTGAAGGACGGATCATCGGCTACGGCGGCCTGGCCTCCGCCGGGGACACCGCCGACGTCCAGACCATCGCCGTCGCCCGGGAACACTGGGGCACCGGCCTCGGCGCGACGATCCTCACCGAGCTGCTGCGGGCCGCCACCGCCTTCGAGTGCGCCCAGGTGATGCTCGAATGCCGGGTCGACAACGTCCGCGCCCAGAAGCTCTACGAACGCTTCGGCTTCGAGGCGATCGGCTTCCGCCGCGGCTACTACCAGCCGGGCAACGTGGACGCGCTGGTCATGCGCCTCAACGACCCTTCCACATCCGTACAAGGAACCGAGATCAATGGCTAG
- the alr gene encoding alanine racemase — translation MSETAPVPHAPLRARAEIDLDALRANVRTLRASAPGAELMAVVKSDAYGHGAVRCARAAVEAGATWLGTATPEEALALRAAGLSGRLMCWLWAPGGPWREAVEADLDVAVSGLWALREVTDAARQAGLRARVQLKADTGLGRNGCQPEDWPELVAEALRAEAEGLVKVTGLWSHLACADEPGHPSIDAQLTRFRDMVGYAEGRGVRPEVRHIANSPATLTRPDAHFDLVRAGIAVYGISPSPELGSSADLGLRPVMRLSASLALVKHVSAGHGVSYGHHYVTPGATTLGLVPVGYADGIPRHASGSGPVLVGGKWRTVAGRVAMDQFVVDLGGDEPAAGDEVVLFGVGDGGEPTAEDWAKAAGTIAYEIVTRIGTRVPRVYVDTGE, via the coding sequence ATGAGTGAGACAGCACCTGTGCCGCACGCGCCCCTTCGGGCCCGGGCGGAGATCGATCTGGACGCCCTGCGGGCCAATGTGCGCACGCTGCGCGCGTCGGCGCCGGGCGCCGAGCTGATGGCCGTCGTCAAGTCGGACGCCTACGGCCACGGCGCCGTGCGGTGTGCGCGGGCCGCGGTCGAGGCGGGGGCCACCTGGCTCGGGACGGCCACGCCCGAGGAGGCGTTGGCGCTGCGCGCGGCGGGGCTGTCGGGGCGGCTGATGTGCTGGCTCTGGGCGCCGGGCGGGCCCTGGCGCGAGGCGGTCGAGGCGGATCTCGATGTCGCGGTCAGCGGGTTGTGGGCGCTGCGGGAGGTCACCGACGCCGCCCGGCAGGCGGGCCTGCGCGCCCGTGTGCAGCTGAAGGCCGACACCGGGCTCGGGCGCAACGGCTGTCAGCCCGAGGACTGGCCGGAGTTGGTCGCCGAGGCGCTGCGGGCCGAGGCCGAGGGGCTCGTGAAGGTCACCGGACTCTGGTCGCACCTCGCGTGCGCCGACGAGCCGGGTCACCCGTCCATCGACGCCCAGCTCACCCGCTTCCGCGACATGGTCGGGTACGCGGAGGGCCGGGGCGTGCGCCCCGAGGTGCGGCACATCGCCAACTCGCCGGCCACCCTCACCCGTCCCGACGCCCACTTCGACCTCGTACGGGCGGGCATCGCGGTCTACGGCATCTCGCCCAGCCCGGAGCTGGGCAGTTCGGCCGACCTCGGGCTGCGGCCGGTGATGCGGCTCAGCGCCTCGCTCGCACTGGTCAAACACGTCTCCGCGGGTCACGGCGTCAGCTACGGCCACCACTACGTCACGCCCGGCGCCACGACCCTCGGTCTGGTCCCCGTCGGCTACGCGGACGGCATCCCCCGGCACGCCTCCGGCAGCGGGCCCGTCCTGGTCGGCGGCAAATGGCGGACGGTCGCGGGCCGGGTCGCCATGGACCAGTTCGTCGTCGACCTCGGCGGGGACGAACCCGCCGCCGGGGACGAGGTCGTGCTGTTCGGGGTCGGCGACGGCGGTGAACCGACCGCCGAGGACTGGGCGAAGGCGGCCGGGACCATCGCGTACGAGATCGTGACGCGCATCGGAACCCGCGTTCCGCGCGTCTACGTCGACACGGGTGAGTGA